One segment of Dolichospermum sp. DET69 DNA contains the following:
- a CDS encoding exonuclease, with the protein MDFVVLDTEGNPNLTELAIVDSQGAVIYEGFCDGNSHGFQNVLNLKSLKTLLTEFLTIVEDKKIICHYAEHDIDILKRSFQQVGLPWQNLEFDCTWILAKDCFAGLESYSLEYLSKYFNLRANNQYFLPNMAHTASYDATFTYHLYRKIILERLKKQPNPFSSSRVDTPFQHHPDYTDTYHREFQTLQTALNNIKLDPNHQSKGVVVIGEPGTGKTHLMMRLAHERLSSNRLLFIRQPNNAQSVLYHIYSRILESLVEKTVNLPQLDSLIINTFRKIITLPNREAKQKDIEILKALYDLEDNSINALGRENTQRKREYWQYIEKTINEWWLSHYAAGSFALSIIKGMVKYCSYTDYKYRNITTRWLAGNILTDKEAETIGLPNWGEEISKEAFSLEAISVLGKLSVLDEPLIIIFDQLEGLGLAHNQEILLNFGEAIKEIFTHVPNSLIILNLFPDRWEKFQTIFDQSIIGRVSGYQVSLRQPTEAEVKSILKVKMQFVDITLEQLFLPEDLDDILGKKPIRGALNRAAKYYDYRVNGISLPDERKPIRELDSNEKIEQQLKFLQQQQQISIEVLSQLIKAIQLPDSVELSNLQEKIAPYLSGETVIGVNPVIEYLHEHRIELEQKYHNPSIISDGDDVGKLKNIAEALTHIQSFKLTQYRLGKKVLPEHIVIEKGNQYHVIAFLEISGTPFTSRINNFNELVINNPQSKFDLIRDERQPDITGQVGKERITQLENSANGNFVLFNKQDRILFDLIYDLIISIYNKDLDIDLDLESALNFVTTHQEWYHWIFTKFGFTPPKK; encoded by the coding sequence ATGGACTTTGTTGTTTTAGATACGGAAGGCAACCCAAATTTAACTGAATTAGCTATTGTTGATAGTCAAGGTGCTGTAATTTATGAAGGTTTTTGTGATGGTAATTCTCATGGTTTTCAAAATGTTTTAAATCTCAAAAGTCTGAAAACCTTATTAACAGAATTTCTGACTATTGTTGAAGATAAAAAAATTATCTGTCACTATGCAGAACATGATATTGATATCCTCAAGCGGAGTTTTCAACAGGTTGGTTTACCTTGGCAAAATTTAGAATTTGATTGTACTTGGATTTTGGCTAAAGACTGTTTTGCAGGTTTAGAAAGTTATTCTTTAGAGTATCTGAGTAAATATTTTAATTTGCGAGCTAATAATCAATATTTTCTGCCGAATATGGCACATACCGCTAGTTATGATGCCACATTTACTTATCATCTTTATCGAAAAATTATCTTAGAACGTCTCAAGAAACAACCTAATCCATTTAGCAGCAGTCGAGTTGATACTCCTTTTCAACATCACCCAGATTATACTGATACTTATCATCGAGAATTTCAGACTTTACAAACTGCTTTAAATAACATCAAATTAGATCCTAATCATCAAAGTAAAGGTGTAGTTGTTATTGGAGAACCAGGAACTGGTAAAACTCATTTAATGATGCGACTTGCTCATGAAAGATTATCAAGTAATAGATTATTGTTTATCCGTCAACCTAATAATGCTCAATCTGTACTTTATCATATTTATAGTAGGATTTTAGAATCTCTAGTTGAAAAAACCGTAAATTTGCCTCAATTAGATTCTTTAATTATTAATACTTTTCGGAAAATAATTACTCTTCCCAATAGAGAAGCCAAACAAAAGGATATAGAGATTTTAAAAGCCTTATATGATTTAGAAGATAACAGTATTAATGCTTTAGGTAGAGAAAATACCCAACGAAAACGGGAATATTGGCAATATATAGAAAAGACCATTAATGAATGGTGGCTGAGTCATTATGCTGCGGGAAGTTTTGCTTTATCTATTATCAAAGGCATGGTTAAATATTGCAGTTATACAGATTATAAATATAGAAATATTACCACTCGTTGGTTAGCAGGAAATATTTTAACTGACAAAGAAGCGGAAACTATTGGTTTACCAAATTGGGGAGAGGAAATTAGTAAAGAAGCTTTTTCTCTAGAAGCTATTTCAGTTTTAGGTAAATTATCTGTTTTAGATGAACCTTTAATTATTATTTTTGATCAATTAGAAGGTTTAGGACTTGCTCACAATCAAGAAATCTTGTTGAATTTTGGGGAAGCTATCAAAGAAATTTTTACTCATGTTCCTAATAGTTTAATTATCCTGAATTTATTTCCTGATAGGTGGGAAAAGTTTCAAACAATATTTGATCAATCTATTATTGGTAGAGTATCTGGATATCAAGTTTCTTTACGTCAACCAACAGAAGCCGAAGTTAAATCTATTCTCAAGGTAAAAATGCAATTTGTAGATATTACCTTAGAACAGTTATTTTTACCTGAAGATTTAGATGATATTTTAGGAAAAAAACCTATTCGTGGGGCTTTAAATCGGGCTGCTAAATACTATGACTATCGAGTTAATGGCATTTCTTTGCCAGATGAAAGAAAACCAATTCGGGAATTAGATAGTAATGAAAAAATAGAGCAGCAATTAAAATTTTTACAGCAACAACAACAAATATCTATAGAAGTTTTAAGTCAACTAATTAAAGCCATACAATTACCTGATTCTGTCGAGTTAAGCAACTTACAGGAGAAAATAGCACCTTACTTATCCGGTGAAACTGTAATTGGGGTAAATCCTGTAATTGAATATCTCCATGAGCATAGAATTGAGTTAGAACAAAAATATCATAATCCATCTATTATTAGTGATGGTGATGATGTTGGTAAATTGAAGAATATTGCTGAAGCTTTAACTCATATTCAGTCATTTAAGTTAACACAATATCGTTTAGGTAAAAAGGTATTACCAGAACATATTGTCATAGAAAAGGGAAATCAATATCATGTAATTGCTTTTCTGGAAATTAGTGGAACTCCGTTTACAAGTCGGATTAATAATTTTAATGAATTGGTGATTAATAATCCGCAAAGTAAGTTTGATTTAATTAGAGATGAACGTCAACCAGATATTACTGGTCAAGTCGGTAAGGAAAGAATCACACAACTGGAAAATAGTGCTAATGGTAATTTTGTTCTCTTTAATAAACAAGATAGAATTCTCTTTGATTTAATTTATGATCTAATAATCAGCATTTATAACAAAGATTTAGATATAGATTTAGATTTAGAATCAGCTTTAAATTTTGTTACCACTCATCAAGAATGGTATCACTGGATTTTTACAAAGTTTGGTTTTACTCCACCCAAAAAATAA